In the Brassica napus cultivar Da-Ae chromosome A7, Da-Ae, whole genome shotgun sequence genome, one interval contains:
- the LOC106430147 gene encoding uncharacterized protein LOC106430147, producing the protein MHIYASSGLWKSSKRSGWRFLVDEVKGGRLLTLDTSKTFDNLRVMVCEDFGIDVNMVNIELSYLPSDLVIGIDSPPVFITNDRQLKNFLTYVKNKASTRLCVCIRSKAEPSNIKVDLNLNEEATESPNRQKQPMSFEVPEEDVEVDESDDDCNREKDMINVKTVRFSLLDVVKKGQHFTSKNALKATMEICAMKHNFDYKVGKSDKRVWYIRCADDDCGWRVRAEGLTGSSYFIIKKYIPDHSCSPSSRNHSVRTVSSKSVGSLIMHKYESVKEGPKPNDIIQFMRDDHGVEISYSLAWDAREYAVNAVRGIPEKGYEKIPKYLQMMKEANPGTHTFYETDTDGRFKFLFISYGQSIRGFYAGIRKVIVVDGTFLKSKYKGVLLVATTLDGNSNLYPIAFGVVDSENDRSWEWFMRQLKVVIADDQSLAFVSDRNASIAKALAKVYPHSHHGICIHHLLNNVVTYFKGKGVAGLVAKASKAYRVADFKKIFTAIFGISPEIGNYLIEADVSKWARCQFPGYRYDVRTTNPAESINSALRSPREFPVIPLLDSIREMLTRWFFKRRTLSFKHTQPLTIAVEKKIDRRIEKGKKFLVSPIGDDRFLVQGDTFECLVDLVRRTCSCGKFDLMKIPCRHAIKAAFSVGKQAHTLTDDMYTTASWRSVYEETINPITVPEDSWIVPSHVKQAKVLPPESRRGAGRRKKRRYETVEDKIRSSKITQRSIRRKCSRCGIVGHNRSTCDRAI; encoded by the coding sequence ATGCACATCTATGCTTCTTCTGGTTTGTGGAAATCGTCCAAAAGAAGTGGATGGAGatttcttgttgatgaagtaAAAGGAGGTAGATTACTTACTTTGGACACAAGCAAAACCTTTGACAACCTAAGAGTTATGGTTTGTGAAGACTTTGGAATCGATGTAAACATGGTCAATATCGAGCTCAGTTACTTACCTTCTGATTTGGTCATAGGCATCGACTCACCACCTGTATTCATCACCAATGATCGGCAACTCAAAAATTTTCTCACCTATGTGAAGAATAAAGCTTCGACGCGGTTATGTGTGTGTATTCGATCTAAGGCCGAGCCTAGCAATATCAAAGTCGATTTGAATTTGAATGAAGAAGCTACTGAGTCGCCTAACAGACAGAAACAGCCTATGTCGTTTGAAGTTCCAGAAGAAGATGTTGAGGTGGATGAAAGTGATGATGATTGCAACCGTGAAAAAGATATGATCAATGTAAAGACAGTTCGTTTTTCTCTCCTTGATGTGGTGAAGAAGGGTCAACATTTTACTTCCAAAAACGCTTTGAAGGCAACAATGGAAATATGTGCAATGAAACATAATTTCGACTACAAGGTTGGCAAATCGGATAAAAGAGTTTGGTACATTCGTTGCGCGGATGATGATTGCGGCTGGCGTGTTCGCGCAGAGGGATTAACaggttcttcatattttatcatcaaaaagTATATACCTGATCATTCATGTTCTCCATCATCAAGGAATCACTCTGTTCGGACAGTTTCATCAAAATCAGTTGGTAGTCTCATTATGCATAAGTACGAAAGTGTCAAAGAAGGGCCGAAACCTAATGATATCATCCAGTTTATGCGGGATGATCATGGAGTTGAGATATCCTACTCTTTAGCTTGGGATGCACGTGAGTATGCAGTAAATGCTGTGAGAGGAATTCCAGAGAAGGGTTATGAAAAAATTCCCAAATACTTGCAAATGATGAAGGAAGCTAATCCAGGAACACACACATTTTATGAAACTGATACCGATGGGAGATTCAAATTCCTTTTCATCTCATATGGTCAGTCTATTCGCGGTTTTTATGCTGGCATTCGAAAAGTTATTGTTGTGGATGGGACTTTTTTGAAGAGCAAATACAAAGGAGTGTTACTGGTAGCTACTACTTTAGATGGTAACTCGAACCTATATCCTATTGCATTTGGAGTTGTCGACTCAGAGAATGACCGCTCGTGGGAATGGTTTATGAGACAACTTAAGGTTGTCATTGCTGATGATCAGAGTTTAGCTTTTGTGTCTGATAGGAACGCCTCCATTGCTAAAGCTCTTGCAAAAGTGTATCCGCATTCTCATCATGGAATTTGCATTCACCACTTGCTGAACAATGTTGTAACATATTTCAAGGGTAAAGGTGTCGCTGGTTtggttgcaaaggcttctaaagCTTATCGAGTTGCTGACTTTAAGAAGATTTtcactgctatttttggaattAGTCCTGAAATTGGAAACTATCTAATAGAAGCTGATGTGAGTAAGTGGGCTCGCTGTCAATTTCCGGGTTACAGGTATGATGTTAGGACCACTAACCCTGCTGAATCGATAAATTCTGCTTTGCGTTCGCCAAGAGAGTTTCCAGTTATACCTTTGTTGGACAGCATAAGGGAAATGCTGACTCGTTGGTTTTTCAAGCGTAGAACTTTGAGTTTTAAGCACACGCAGCCACTGACCATTGcggtggagaagaagattgaCCGAAGGATTGAGAAGGGTAAGAAGTTTCTGGTTTCTCCAATTGGCGATGACAGGTTTTTAGTTCAAGGTGACACTTTTGAATGTTTGGTTGACTTGGTCAGACGCACATGTTCATGTGGGAAATTCGATTTGATGAAAATCCCATGTAGGCACGCCATAAAAGCAGCTTTCAGTGTAGGCAAACAAGCGCACACACTTACTGATGACATGTATACCACTGCTTCATGGAGATCGGTGTATGAGGAAACCATAAATCCTATTACTGTTCCGGAAGATTCATGGATTGTCCCATCTCACGTTAAGCAAGCAAAAGTGCTTCCTCCAGAGAGTAGAAGAGGTGCAGGTAGGAGAAAGAAACGCAGGTACGAGACAGTTGAAGACAAGATCCGTTCGTCAAAAATCACTCAACGCTCTATCCGTCGCAAATGCAGTCGATGTGGTATTGTTGGTCACAATAGGTCAACATGTGATAGAGCAATATAA
- the LOC106430138 gene encoding transcription factor MYB106, translating to MGRTTWYDDEGLKKGEWTAEEDRMLVAYINEYGLGDWRAMPKRAGLQRCGKSCRLRWLNYLRPGIKRGKFTPQEEEDIIKFHSLLGNRWAAIAKEMPNRTDNDIKNHWNSCLKKRLVRSGIDPMTHEPVVNVKANSSSTTSSPTLTPSSSTTSSSFSSTSSARLLNRLAAGISSRKQGFDRIKSVILSEPRQAVKEDALMISSKEEEEEVNGCFMESDDNLISTTSLYELLSEPYDMYQSDFGLEVDDQFDLFLEIPSLGQDLS from the exons AAAAAGGAGAGTGGACGGCGGAAGAAGACAGGATGCTCGTCGCTTACATCAACGAATACGGTCTTGGGGACTGGCGTGCTATGCCTAAGAGAGCCG GTCTGCAAAGATGTGGAAAGAGTTGTAGATTAAGGTGGTTAAATTATTTGAGGCCGGGAATTAAAAGAGGCAAGTTCACTCCTCAGGAGGAAGAAGATATCATCAAATTTCATTCCCTTCTTGGTAACAG GTGGGCAGCAATAGCAAAGGAAATGCCAAACAGAACAGACAATGACATAAAGAATCATTGGAACTCATGTCTTAAGAAAAGACTCGTTAGAAGTGGAATCGATCCCATGACCCATGAGCCTGTCGTCAACGTGAAAGCTAATTCCTCCTCAACGACGTCCTCTCCAACACTGACcccttcttcttctactacttCTTCCTCATTTTCCTCCACAAGCTCCGCACGTCTACTTAACAGGCTTGCTGCGGGAATCTCCTCCAGAAAACAGGGATTCGATAGGATCAAGAGTGTGATATTATCAGAACCAAGACAAGCTGTTAAAGAAGATGCCTTGATGATAAGCAgcaaggaagaggaggaggaagttAATGGTTGTTTCATGGAGAGTGACGATAATCTGATCAGTACGACGTCGTTATATGAGTTGCTTTCCGAGCCTTACGATATGTACCAATCTGATTTCGGTCTTGAGGTTGATGACCAATTTGACCTTTTCCTCGAAATTCCCTCTCTTGGACAAGATTTATcttga